The uncultured Methanomethylovorans sp. genome contains a region encoding:
- a CDS encoding PAS domain S-box protein, with the protein MDENKNLKKLVVSSEDLFQSSAENIDYQKIIDNLTEISGAKYAGFNLFDDKNKCYTTVAISASLDKIKKASSIIGIELLGNKWEANDAVETRMRKRSITRFRALHELTDGVVSQRRIKLFSKVFGIGEVVVAKIAKDNIIIGYFVLLMPASQTLVDNDLVEIYTRQVGLALSRKKAEDALKRRLKYELATVQCMRLLLNPENMDAILPRILEIIHNTVGNSRSYVFQNEDDLKLGACVSICAVIAEERTPPKDELFFKHLPYSEVPTRLLETLQAGKYYSYIVEELDELERTFWEKQGIFSILILPIFSGYTLWGFIGFEDFKNKRQWYQEDINLLQVVADGIGEAILHRKAEEELKESEAKLSSMIENIADVIAITDKDGINKYKSPNIEKWFGWTQEEVIGASIWDRIHPDDLEHMKKTICHTILSRPKATITSESRYHCKDGSYKWIEFTATNLLHDPVIKGILLNYRDVNVRKRAIDALQDSERKFRDYIEKAPHGIFTMDENNRYIEVNKNTCTLTGYSEEELLGMNVIDLIAPECRNMAHESFEELKNTGFTSVELLLVRKDGSVRWIRRDANKLSDNRYLVFSSDIAEKKKAEHSLIQAKMLAEENNRIKSEFLANISHELRTPLTTIIGFSELLSTCMYGDLNEKQLAFTNHIERSGKHLLEIINDVLDLSKIEAGKMELDCSLFSLSETFEEMLTLMSPIAIRKKIDLTLENSARSTEIFADKLKFKQIMYNLLSNAIKFTPDNGRVSVVAKQMDNIIQISVSDTGIGIPSHKLEEIFDPFTQVDSSTIRKYGGTGLGLALVKKFVELHKGKIWVESEEGKGSTFTFTLVEQVRGVKLEYTL; encoded by the coding sequence ATGGACGAGAATAAAAACCTTAAAAAACTGGTTGTATCCTCGGAGGACCTCTTCCAGAGCTCTGCTGAAAATATTGACTACCAAAAGATAATAGATAATCTGACTGAAATATCGGGTGCAAAATACGCTGGTTTCAACCTTTTTGATGATAAAAACAAATGTTATACTACAGTGGCTATTTCTGCTTCTTTAGATAAAATCAAAAAGGCTAGCTCAATAATAGGAATTGAGCTTTTGGGAAACAAGTGGGAAGCTAACGATGCTGTTGAAACAAGGATGCGAAAGAGAAGCATTACTCGTTTTCGCGCTCTGCATGAACTAACTGATGGAGTAGTTTCGCAAAGGAGAATAAAGCTCTTTTCGAAGGTATTCGGCATCGGAGAAGTAGTAGTTGCAAAAATAGCGAAAGATAATATTATAATCGGCTATTTTGTCCTTTTAATGCCTGCCAGCCAGACACTGGTAGATAATGATTTAGTAGAGATTTATACAAGGCAGGTGGGACTTGCACTAAGCCGTAAAAAAGCAGAAGATGCACTTAAGAGAAGGCTTAAATACGAACTCGCAACCGTACAGTGCATGCGCCTTTTGCTTAATCCTGAAAACATGGATGCAATTTTACCCAGAATACTGGAGATCATCCACAACACTGTAGGAAATAGTAGATCATATGTATTCCAAAATGAAGACGATTTGAAACTAGGTGCGTGCGTGTCGATATGTGCAGTAATTGCTGAGGAAAGGACACCACCAAAAGATGAACTGTTTTTCAAACATCTTCCCTATAGCGAAGTACCGACAAGACTTTTGGAAACTCTGCAAGCTGGGAAGTACTATTCATATATTGTAGAAGAACTGGATGAGCTAGAGAGAACTTTTTGGGAAAAACAAGGTATTTTTTCCATCTTAATTCTTCCTATTTTCTCTGGATACACACTATGGGGTTTTATAGGATTTGAAGATTTTAAGAACAAGAGACAATGGTACCAAGAAGACATAAATCTTCTTCAGGTTGTTGCAGATGGTATTGGTGAGGCAATCCTCCACAGGAAAGCAGAGGAAGAGCTGAAAGAGAGCGAAGCTAAACTCAGCTCTATGATAGAAAATATTGCAGATGTTATTGCAATCACAGATAAGGATGGGATAAATAAATATAAAAGCCCAAACATTGAAAAATGGTTTGGCTGGACTCAAGAGGAAGTTATCGGGGCTTCTATATGGGACAGAATCCATCCTGACGACCTGGAACATATGAAAAAAACTATCTGCCACACAATATTAAGCAGACCAAAAGCTACGATAACTTCTGAATCACGATACCATTGCAAAGATGGCAGTTACAAATGGATAGAATTCACAGCTACTAATCTCTTGCATGACCCCGTCATAAAAGGGATTTTGTTGAACTATCGCGACGTAAATGTTCGTAAAAGAGCAATAGATGCTTTGCAGGATAGTGAAAGAAAGTTTAGAGATTATATTGAAAAAGCACCACATGGCATCTTTACCATGGATGAGAATAATAGATACATAGAAGTTAACAAAAATACTTGCACTCTTACAGGGTATTCCGAAGAAGAGCTATTGGGAATGAATGTAATTGACCTAATAGCTCCTGAATGTAGAAATATGGCACATGAAAGTTTTGAGGAGCTTAAAAATACTGGTTTTACCTCAGTTGAACTGCTTCTCGTGCGCAAAGATGGAAGTGTAAGATGGATAAGGAGAGACGCTAATAAACTATCAGATAACCGCTATCTTGTGTTTTCAAGTGATATTGCAGAAAAGAAAAAGGCAGAGCACTCATTAATTCAAGCTAAAATGCTGGCAGAAGAAAATAATAGAATAAAGTCAGAATTTTTGGCAAATATAAGCCATGAGTTGCGTACTCCCCTTACTACCATTATAGGTTTTTCAGAACTTTTGAGTACTTGTATGTATGGTGATCTCAATGAAAAACAACTTGCTTTTACCAATCATATAGAAAGAAGTGGTAAACATCTTCTTGAGATAATAAATGATGTACTAGACCTGTCTAAAATAGAAGCAGGTAAAATGGAACTTGATTGCTCTCTATTTTCCCTTTCAGAAACATTTGAGGAAATGCTTACATTGATGTCACCAATAGCCATCAGGAAAAAAATTGATCTTACACTAGAGAACAGCGCGAGATCAACTGAAATATTTGCTGATAAGTTGAAGTTCAAACAGATCATGTACAATCTGCTCAGCAATGCTATTAAGTTTACACCTGATAATGGCAGGGTTTCAGTTGTTGCCAAACAGATGGATAATATTATACAGATATCGGTTTCCGACACAGGAATTGGAATCCCCAGCCATAAACTAGAAGAGATATTTGACCCTTTCACTCAGGTTGATTCATCGACCATAAGAAAATACGGAGGTACAGGTCTTGGACTTGCGCTTGTAAAAAAATTCGTGGAACTGCACAAAGGAAAGATATGGGTGGAAAGCGAAGAAGGAAAAGGCAGTACTTTCACATTTACTCTAGTGGAACAAGTACGAGGAGTGAAATTAGAGTATACTTTATAG
- the uvrA gene encoding excinuclease ABC subunit UvrA has translation MSLNNIIIRGAKEHNLKNIDLTLPRDKLIVITGLSGSGKSSLAFDTIYAEGQRRYVESLSAYARQFLGLMEKPDVEYIEGLSPAISIEQKTTSKNPRSTVGTVTEIYDYLRLLYARIGIRHCPDCGRIIEPQSVDQIVDSIMEIKEGAKVHILAPLVRERKGEYKKLITDLLTDGFSRVRIDGEVYSLEEAKDIELGRYYKHNIDIVVDRLVIKEGIRERLAEDVETSLEKSGGTVTVQILEGEELTFSEKMACPECGTGFEDLEPSAFSFNSPQGACPECHGLGTSMEFDPDLIVPDKSRSLREGAVEPWSTADGYYMQSLESLAKHMGFSMDTPYEQLPEKAKHVIMYGTNEYIPYVHVGRTGGVWQHTGRFKGVIANISKTYENTESENTKEKMTRYISTKPCLVCNGKRLKPASLAVTIDEKNIIDITDMSVEETLYLFQNVETKLNEREYTIARLILKEIKARLGFLMDVGLDYLTLSRSSATLSGGEAQRIRLATQIGSSLMGVLYILDEPSIGLHQRDNLRLINTLKHLRDIGNTVLVVEHDDETIESADHVVDMGPGAGIHGGEIVAEGTPQQIMENKDSLTGKYMSGKLSIEVPKKRRKPTGKLTLCGASENNLKNLDVEFPLGIMLCVTGVSGSGKSTLINETLNKVLAKELNKARERPGKYMSISGLEQVDKVITIDQSPIGRTPRSNPATYTNLFTPIRELFAQTKLAKARGYQAGRFSFNIRGGRCEACSGDGTITIEMNFLPDVYVPCEVCHGKRYNRETLEITYKDRNIADVLDMTVEEALEFFENVPAIQRKLQTLYDVGLGYIKVGQSSTTLSGGEAQRVKLATELSRRSTGKTVYILDEPTTGLHFHDVKKLLEVLQQLVESGNTVMVIEHNLDVIKTADWIIDLGPEGGEKGGEIIAQGIPEKIVTNDISYTGKFLQRALERTSNR, from the coding sequence ATGTCTTTGAACAATATAATCATCCGAGGCGCCAAAGAGCATAATCTTAAGAACATCGACCTGACACTACCCAGGGACAAACTCATAGTTATTACAGGGCTCAGTGGTTCAGGTAAATCGTCTCTGGCTTTCGATACCATCTATGCCGAAGGACAGCGCAGATATGTAGAATCATTGTCAGCCTATGCCCGCCAGTTCCTGGGATTAATGGAAAAACCCGATGTTGAATACATAGAAGGTTTGTCTCCGGCGATTTCTATCGAGCAGAAAACCACCAGTAAGAATCCCAGGTCTACCGTAGGTACTGTTACTGAGATATATGATTATCTAAGACTTTTGTATGCCAGAATAGGCATTCGCCACTGCCCAGACTGCGGAAGGATAATAGAACCTCAGAGCGTAGACCAGATCGTGGACAGTATAATGGAAATCAAAGAAGGGGCAAAGGTCCATATACTCGCTCCCCTTGTCCGAGAACGAAAAGGTGAATACAAGAAACTGATTACTGACCTGTTGACAGATGGCTTCTCAAGAGTGCGTATTGATGGAGAGGTATATTCTCTTGAAGAAGCTAAGGATATTGAACTTGGAAGATATTACAAGCACAATATTGACATTGTTGTTGACAGACTAGTCATCAAGGAAGGTATCCGAGAAAGGCTTGCTGAGGATGTGGAGACATCTTTGGAAAAGAGCGGAGGTACCGTGACAGTACAAATACTCGAAGGCGAAGAACTTACCTTCAGTGAAAAAATGGCCTGTCCAGAATGTGGAACTGGGTTTGAGGACCTTGAACCCTCAGCATTCTCATTCAATAGCCCTCAGGGAGCCTGCCCGGAATGTCATGGCCTTGGAACTTCCATGGAGTTTGACCCCGATCTGATCGTACCGGATAAATCCCGGAGCCTGCGCGAAGGTGCGGTGGAACCCTGGAGCACTGCTGATGGATATTACATGCAGTCTCTGGAATCCCTGGCAAAGCACATGGGATTCTCCATGGACACGCCATACGAGCAACTACCTGAAAAGGCAAAGCATGTGATAATGTACGGTACGAATGAATACATACCCTATGTCCATGTCGGCCGTACGGGAGGCGTATGGCAGCACACTGGCAGATTCAAGGGAGTTATTGCCAATATCTCCAAGACCTACGAAAACACTGAATCTGAAAACACAAAGGAAAAGATGACACGGTACATCAGTACAAAACCGTGCCTGGTGTGTAATGGGAAAAGACTGAAGCCTGCAAGCCTTGCAGTCACTATTGATGAGAAGAATATAATCGACATCACAGACATGTCTGTGGAGGAAACTCTGTATTTATTCCAGAATGTTGAAACAAAACTCAATGAAAGGGAATACACTATTGCCCGCCTGATCCTTAAGGAGATCAAAGCAAGATTAGGATTCCTTATGGACGTTGGTCTTGATTACCTGACACTGAGCAGGTCATCAGCTACACTTTCTGGGGGAGAGGCTCAGCGTATCAGACTGGCCACACAGATAGGGTCCAGCCTTATGGGAGTGCTGTATATATTAGACGAACCCAGCATAGGACTACATCAGAGAGACAATCTGAGACTAATCAATACGCTGAAACATCTGCGGGATATTGGGAACACTGTTTTAGTAGTAGAGCATGATGATGAGACAATAGAAAGTGCCGACCATGTTGTGGATATGGGTCCAGGAGCAGGCATCCACGGAGGAGAGATTGTTGCAGAAGGCACACCACAACAGATAATGGAAAACAAGGACTCGCTCACTGGAAAATACATGAGTGGGAAACTTAGCATAGAAGTTCCGAAAAAACGGCGAAAACCCACCGGGAAGCTTACTCTCTGTGGTGCCAGCGAGAATAATCTCAAAAACCTGGATGTTGAATTCCCCCTTGGTATCATGTTGTGTGTTACAGGAGTATCTGGTTCCGGAAAAAGCACGCTCATCAATGAAACACTGAACAAGGTGCTGGCAAAGGAGCTAAACAAGGCTAGGGAAAGGCCAGGAAAATACATGTCGATTAGCGGACTCGAACAGGTAGATAAGGTAATCACTATAGATCAATCACCTATTGGCAGAACTCCGCGATCAAATCCTGCTACCTACACTAATTTGTTCACGCCCATAAGAGAATTATTCGCACAGACAAAGCTTGCAAAAGCAAGAGGATACCAAGCAGGCAGGTTCAGCTTTAACATACGTGGAGGCAGGTGTGAAGCATGCTCCGGAGACGGCACTATCACCATAGAAATGAATTTCCTTCCTGATGTGTACGTGCCCTGTGAAGTGTGTCATGGAAAGCGTTATAATCGGGAGACCCTGGAGATCACTTATAAGGATCGTAATATAGCAGATGTTCTGGATATGACGGTGGAAGAAGCGCTGGAGTTCTTTGAGAACGTTCCTGCTATCCAAAGGAAACTTCAGACCTTATATGATGTGGGCTTGGGATATATAAAGGTTGGACAATCCTCAACGACACTATCCGGCGGTGAAGCACAGAGGGTAAAACTTGCCACTGAACTTAGCAGACGTTCTACAGGTAAAACAGTGTACATTCTGGATGAACCCACAACGGGATTGCATTTCCATGATGTTAAAAAGCTGCTGGAAGTACTCCAGCAACTGGTGGAAAGCGGCAACACCGTCATGGTCATCGAACACAATCTGGATGTCATAAAGACGGCTGACTGGATAATCGACCTTGGACCAGAAGGTGGAGAAAAGGGCGGAGAAATTATAGCCCAGGGAATTCCGGAGAAAATAGTAACAAATGATATATCATATACTGGAAAGTTTCTGCAAAGAGCACTGGAAAGAACTTCAAATAGATGA
- a CDS encoding FAD-binding and (Fe-S)-binding domain-containing protein has product MVKAVYELNEQQKKELASIFGEGVNFKTKERHFYTHDVGSLPPVVKTFLGKTEPAAIVKVSNEEQAVKLMEFARKHEIAIVPRAGASSGYGGVIPTKGGIIADVTPMRKITNVDKNNMKVTVGAGIVWEKLESKLNKEGLAVQAVPSSAMSATVGGWLAQNGLGYGSYEYGWSQDTMESARVVLPNGEVKDFKGNELQKIVGTMGTIGIITEIILKVRKLEKTGAISAKFPDATSMQKAIALVGDRKVPLWSVSFINPEWAQMKNRAPPKTHYGEPVEEHRPELPKAYICNFAYPESRDVSALKDIIKETGGEILSDEIAKHETEEWFRSMKVKRLGPSFIPAEVVVPVSSIGKVLDEIKKKIALPVLVEGMVAKGDMAVLLCFMPHSERSFKFNMAFPLALSIVKIAEENGGRIYTSGLYFAKNADKVFGDKLAMVQDLKKQVDPKDIMNPETLTGKSLMKTGLSMAKTFEPIARFVGNRSGVGAQEFKDQKGIPGDVLSHAYTCAQCGYCVRECDQYYGRGWESQSPRGKWFFLKEYIAGKAELDQEQVDTFLACTTCEMCDHYCQLDLPIERSWMTLRENFVQKKKMMTIPPFEIMAQSLEKERNIWANYRKDRDGWLPNDIRAKIKDKAEVAYFAGCTASFVEKDVAVGAVRLLDEAGIEFTYLGDKEACCGIPMLVAGKWDIFEKIMKMNTANMQKKGVKTVVTSCPACLLMWKTLYPQWAEKLGMEFNIEAKHYSEVLVDKLDVLKPKFKVPLNKVVAWHDSCHIGRAGAGVYEPPRELLKAIPGVQFREMEHNRENALCCGSVVTLIDEPKVAGKIGNVRLQEAVDQNADIMAALCPCCMVQFRITARDNNVNLQIQDLGALAARSLGYDIPDTTNDALIAWATFDKMIDLMMPENMTDMMVELLPDMIAAMPSYMQAMMKTVKYVPGMDALMKPMMPKMMPLLMPSLMPKVMPKMLKAVEKRVPMPDYMLEQMPDLMPAAMANLMPNMLPQIAPLLTPKMIEYIKTH; this is encoded by the coding sequence ATGGTTAAAGCGGTATACGAATTGAACGAGCAGCAAAAGAAAGAGCTTGCATCCATTTTTGGAGAAGGTGTCAATTTCAAAACAAAAGAAAGGCACTTTTATACACATGATGTGGGATCACTACCACCTGTAGTAAAAACATTTTTAGGAAAAACCGAGCCTGCAGCTATAGTTAAAGTAAGTAACGAGGAGCAGGCTGTAAAACTCATGGAGTTTGCCAGAAAACATGAGATAGCTATTGTACCACGGGCAGGGGCATCATCAGGATATGGCGGCGTCATACCCACAAAGGGCGGCATCATTGCAGATGTAACTCCTATGCGCAAGATCACCAATGTTGATAAAAACAACATGAAGGTTACTGTAGGGGCAGGTATTGTCTGGGAAAAACTGGAATCTAAGCTGAATAAGGAAGGACTCGCAGTACAGGCTGTACCTTCCAGTGCAATGTCCGCTACAGTAGGAGGATGGCTTGCACAGAACGGTTTGGGATATGGAAGTTATGAATACGGCTGGTCCCAAGACACTATGGAAAGCGCTAGAGTTGTGCTCCCTAATGGAGAAGTAAAGGACTTCAAAGGAAATGAACTGCAGAAGATAGTAGGCACCATGGGTACTATAGGTATCATTACCGAAATTATTCTAAAGGTGAGAAAACTCGAGAAAACTGGAGCCATATCTGCAAAGTTCCCTGATGCCACTAGTATGCAAAAAGCCATTGCTCTTGTGGGAGATCGCAAGGTTCCCCTCTGGTCAGTATCATTTATTAATCCAGAATGGGCACAAATGAAGAACCGGGCACCTCCAAAGACACATTACGGAGAACCTGTGGAAGAACACAGACCAGAACTTCCCAAAGCTTACATTTGTAATTTCGCATATCCTGAATCCAGGGATGTAAGTGCTCTCAAAGACATCATCAAGGAAACTGGTGGAGAGATATTGTCTGATGAGATAGCTAAACATGAAACTGAAGAATGGTTCAGATCCATGAAGGTCAAAAGGCTAGGACCATCGTTCATCCCGGCAGAAGTGGTTGTGCCTGTATCTAGCATCGGAAAGGTTTTAGATGAGATTAAGAAAAAAATAGCTTTGCCTGTACTTGTGGAGGGCATGGTTGCTAAAGGCGACATGGCCGTCCTGCTATGTTTTATGCCTCACTCAGAACGTTCCTTTAAGTTCAATATGGCATTCCCTCTTGCACTAAGCATAGTAAAGATAGCAGAAGAGAACGGAGGCCGGATATACACATCTGGGCTGTACTTTGCAAAAAATGCCGATAAAGTGTTCGGAGATAAGCTAGCAATGGTCCAGGATCTCAAAAAGCAAGTGGATCCAAAAGACATTATGAACCCCGAAACGCTTACAGGTAAATCTCTGATGAAGACCGGACTTTCTATGGCAAAAACCTTTGAGCCGATTGCCCGTTTTGTAGGCAATCGCTCAGGAGTGGGTGCTCAGGAGTTCAAAGACCAGAAAGGCATACCTGGAGATGTGCTATCACACGCTTACACTTGCGCACAGTGTGGTTACTGCGTACGTGAATGCGACCAATATTACGGAAGAGGATGGGAATCACAATCCCCCCGTGGAAAGTGGTTCTTCCTAAAAGAGTACATTGCTGGAAAAGCAGAACTGGATCAGGAACAAGTGGACACTTTTCTGGCTTGTACTACTTGTGAAATGTGTGACCACTATTGTCAACTTGACCTTCCCATTGAACGTTCCTGGATGACACTCAGGGAGAATTTTGTCCAGAAGAAAAAGATGATGACAATCCCGCCATTTGAAATCATGGCTCAGAGCCTTGAAAAAGAAAGAAATATCTGGGCAAATTATAGGAAGGACAGGGATGGATGGCTGCCAAACGATATCCGTGCAAAAATAAAGGATAAAGCCGAAGTAGCTTACTTTGCAGGCTGTACTGCATCCTTTGTGGAAAAGGACGTAGCTGTTGGTGCTGTACGCCTCCTTGATGAAGCAGGAATCGAGTTCACATACCTCGGCGACAAGGAAGCATGCTGTGGAATTCCGATGCTTGTGGCAGGGAAATGGGACATCTTCGAGAAGATCATGAAGATGAATACTGCAAACATGCAAAAAAAGGGAGTTAAGACGGTTGTTACTTCATGTCCTGCATGCTTGTTGATGTGGAAGACCCTCTATCCCCAGTGGGCTGAAAAGTTAGGAATGGAATTCAACATCGAAGCAAAGCATTATTCGGAAGTGCTAGTGGATAAACTGGATGTACTGAAGCCAAAGTTCAAGGTTCCTCTTAACAAAGTTGTTGCGTGGCACGATTCATGCCATATTGGCAGGGCCGGTGCAGGTGTTTATGAACCTCCACGCGAGCTGCTCAAGGCAATACCAGGTGTGCAGTTTAGAGAAATGGAACACAATAGGGAGAATGCACTCTGTTGCGGTTCCGTGGTAACGCTTATAGATGAACCAAAAGTAGCAGGCAAGATAGGTAACGTGCGTCTCCAGGAGGCTGTTGATCAAAATGCAGATATAATGGCTGCCCTTTGCCCATGCTGCATGGTACAGTTCAGGATCACTGCAAGGGATAACAATGTGAACCTGCAAATACAGGATCTTGGCGCATTAGCAGCCCGCAGTCTGGGATATGATATCCCCGACACTACGAATGATGCTCTTATTGCATGGGCTACCTTTGACAAGATGATAGACCTGATGATGCCTGAGAACATGACCGACATGATGGTGGAACTTCTACCTGATATGATCGCTGCCATGCCCTCATACATGCAGGCAATGATGAAGACAGTAAAATATGTACCAGGGATGGATGCGCTTATGAAGCCAATGATGCCGAAAATGATGCCTCTGCTCATGCCCTCCCTGATGCCAAAGGTCATGCCAAAGATGCTTAAGGCAGTGGAGAAAAGAGTGCCAATGCCGGACTACATGCTGGAGCAGATGCCTGACCTCATGCCTGCTGCAATGGCTAACCTGATGCCGAATATGCTTCCACAGATCGCACCTCTGCTGACACCGAAAATGATAGAATACATAAAGACCCACTGA
- the pyk gene encoding pyruvate kinase: MILPDHKTKIVCTIGPSSSSEEMIRGLILSGMNMARLNFSHGELSHHSEVIYRIRKIATEMDKIIPILVDLPGPKIRIGKLLKEPFNLQQGDTVTLTSSTELLDDSFIPVDFPKLAESVSPGSLVYINDGFLQLECLEVSGENVKCKVIVGGELTSHKGVNLPGSNVFLEPVTENDLRIVDFALEEGLDCFSISFIESADDVKKIREHVDSKGKKAFLVAKIERERAVKNIDSILLVADAIMVARGDLGVEIPIEDVPIVQKKIIHKANLLSIPVITATQMLESMTYNIRPTRAEASDVANAIIDGTDAVMLSGETAVGKYPLATVEMMAKIAKQTEKWRGTSKNGIYLMKKAMTKMQLQIDDIISMQINEALQQLPIKYVLVPTASGETCRRVSRFRSDTWIIGFSRYPHTCNVMAFQYAVHPIFVEGQVTDWEQKAFEKLKQYAIYAPGELVIITQGQTAGHGKQGGTNLLKFIRLE, translated from the coding sequence ATGATACTTCCTGATCACAAGACTAAAATTGTATGCACAATTGGCCCATCTTCTTCATCGGAAGAAATGATCCGGGGTTTGATACTTAGTGGAATGAATATGGCTCGCCTGAATTTTTCTCACGGGGAGCTGTCTCATCACAGTGAGGTCATCTACAGAATACGGAAAATAGCCACTGAGATGGATAAGATCATTCCTATCCTTGTGGATCTTCCCGGTCCTAAAATAAGGATTGGTAAGCTTTTGAAGGAACCATTTAATCTCCAACAGGGAGACACAGTGACCCTCACTTCATCTACAGAACTTCTGGATGACTCTTTTATACCAGTAGATTTTCCTAAACTTGCAGAAAGTGTATCTCCCGGCAGCTTGGTCTATATAAATGATGGTTTCTTACAACTGGAATGTCTTGAAGTTTCAGGAGAAAATGTGAAATGTAAAGTTATCGTGGGAGGCGAACTTACATCTCACAAAGGTGTTAATTTGCCGGGTTCCAATGTGTTCCTTGAACCAGTTACAGAAAATGATCTACGCATAGTTGATTTTGCTTTGGAGGAGGGACTTGACTGTTTTAGTATATCTTTCATTGAATCGGCAGATGATGTAAAAAAGATAAGGGAACATGTCGATTCCAAGGGAAAGAAAGCATTTCTAGTTGCAAAGATCGAAAGGGAAAGAGCTGTTAAGAACATTGACAGCATCTTGCTTGTAGCAGATGCCATTATGGTTGCAAGGGGAGATCTAGGTGTGGAGATTCCAATAGAGGATGTACCTATAGTGCAGAAGAAAATAATTCACAAAGCGAATCTTCTTAGCATCCCTGTGATCACAGCTACACAGATGCTGGAATCCATGACCTATAACATACGTCCGACTCGTGCTGAAGCTAGTGATGTGGCCAATGCTATTATAGATGGCACAGATGCCGTTATGCTATCTGGTGAAACTGCTGTAGGTAAATATCCTCTTGCCACTGTTGAAATGATGGCAAAGATAGCCAAGCAAACTGAAAAATGGCGCGGTACTTCCAAGAACGGTATATACCTGATGAAAAAAGCTATGACAAAAATGCAATTGCAGATCGATGATATCATTTCCATGCAGATAAACGAAGCTCTGCAGCAATTGCCTATTAAGTATGTACTCGTTCCCACAGCATCCGGAGAGACCTGTAGGCGTGTTTCCCGTTTCAGGTCTGATACATGGATCATTGGATTTAGCAGGTATCCGCATACGTGCAATGTCATGGCTTTCCAGTATGCGGTACACCCGATATTTGTAGAGGGGCAGGTGACTGATTGGGAGCAAAAAGCCTTTGAAAAACTCAAGCAATATGCTATTTATGCTCCCGGGGAACTGGTTATAATTACTCAGGGGCAAACTGCAGGACATGGAAAACAGGGAGGAACAAACCTACTCAAATTCATCCGGCTGGAGTGA
- the msrA gene encoding peptide-methionine (S)-S-oxide reductase MsrA — protein MEKATFAAGCFWGVEANFRRLKGVIATSVGYTGGHFENPTYKDVCTGKTGHAEAVDLLFDPAIISYTQLLEVFWNIHDPTTINRQGPDNGTQYRSAIFYHTEEQRSAAISSKEIVQKSGKFKNPIVTEIVPASTFYRAEEYHQQYFEKGGIGGCMIH, from the coding sequence ATCGAAAAAGCTACATTTGCAGCAGGATGTTTTTGGGGAGTGGAAGCTAATTTCAGAAGACTGAAAGGAGTAATAGCAACATCTGTGGGATATACAGGCGGGCATTTTGAAAATCCGACATATAAAGACGTGTGTACCGGAAAGACAGGACACGCTGAAGCAGTTGATCTCCTGTTTGACCCTGCGATAATAAGTTATACGCAATTGCTTGAAGTATTTTGGAATATTCACGATCCAACCACAATCAACAGGCAGGGACCAGATAATGGTACCCAATATAGGTCCGCTATTTTCTATCACACTGAAGAACAAAGATCTGCAGCAATCTCTTCAAAGGAAATTGTGCAAAAATCGGGTAAATTCAAGAATCCTATAGTTACTGAAATAGTGCCTGCATCAACATTTTACAGAGCAGAGGAATACCATCAGCAATACTTTGAAAAGGGAGGCATTGGTGGCTGCATGATCCATTGA